Part of the Microbacterium immunditiarum genome is shown below.
AGGACGCGGATCGGCGCGGAGCCGGCGGGCAGGAGCGCGACCTCGTGCTCGCGGAGCGTGAAGAGGTAGCGCTCGATGCCGACGCCCCACACTGCGGCGCCGACACCGACCGCCCCCACCGCGCCGAGCGCGGTGAGGGCGGTCTTGACGTTCGGGGCTGCCACTAGTTGTCGCCGCCGGAGTCGCCCCCGCCGCCGGGGCCGCCTCCGCCGCCCGGGCCGCCTCCGCCGCCGCAGTCATTGGCCGCGTAGTCGATCGTGATCTGCGTGTTGCGGTTCACGACCGAGCCGGCGGCGGGACTCGTGCCGGTGGCGCGGGGGTTGTTCACCCCGTCGTCGACGGTGCAGGTGCCGGGCTGGACATTGCCGAAGCCGCTGCGCTGGATGGCTCTGACCGCCTCATCGAGCGGGCGGCCCGAGACGTCCGGCACAGCGATGCCCTGCCCGTTGCTGGGGTTGATCGTGACAGGAGTTCCGCCCGCGACCTTGCCCGCACCGGGGTTCTGCGCCGCGACGATGCCCTCGGCCTCAGGGGAGTCGATCGGGTCGCCGACGATGACTTCGAAGCCGGCGTCCTCGAGCGTCTGGCGCGCCTGGTCGACCGGCATGCCGACCACGTTGGGCAGGTCGGTGAGGACCTGTCTCGTCAGATCCCGATCCGGCTCCGCGAATCGGTCGCCGCCGTATGCGAGGTTCGCGGCGTGCTGCATCTCGCGCGAGATGATGTACCGCAGATCGGACATCTTCTGGCCGTTGTGCCAGCGCTTGAAGATGTCGCCCTTGCCAGTCGAGTTGCCGACCCACGTCGCGGTCGCGACCTTCGTGGACGACTGCACGAGCCACGTCTGCCAGCTCTCGTGCGTACCAGTCTTTCCGAGCACGGAGACGCCGTCGTACGGGTTCGCCCGGTTGCCGGTTCCGCCCCTCATCACGCCCTCCAGCGCGTACGCCGCGGTGGCTGCGACCTTCGGGTCCAGCACCTGCGTGCACGTCGTCTGCGGCGGCGTGATCTCGTTGCCGTCCGCGTCGATCACCTTGTCGATCGCGCGCGGCTCGCAGTAGATGCCGTTGTTGGCGACGGTGCCGTAGGCGCCCGCCATCGCCATCGGAGCGACATTGTTCGAGCCGATGATCGAGAAGAGGTCGTCCATCTTCACAGGGCTGCCGTTGCCGAGCGTCACGCCCATCTTCGTCGCGACGTTCTTGATGTCGCACAGGTCGAGCTTCTCGGCCATCGCGAAGAAGCCCGTGTTGAGCGAGTCGCGGGTGAACTTCATCGGCGTGCCGACGTAGCCGCGCTGGTTGTTGAAGTTCTTGACGATCACGTTGTTGGGGTTGACCCAGTCGCCGGGCGCCCCGCCGTTGTCGCTGTTGCAGCTGTTCGTGATCCGCTTGATGGGCCGCACGCTGCCGTTCACCACCTCGTTGACCGAGTGGCCCTTCTCGAGCCAGTCGATGAGCGTGAAGAGCTTGAACGTCGATCCCACTTCAAAGCCGCCGGACCGGCCGTGGTTGTAGTCGGCCGCGAAGACCAGCGAGCTGTAGTTCGGGTCGTTCGCGAGTGCCGCGTCTTCGGAGAACTTGGTGTTCTGCACGATCGAGAGCACACGGCCCGTCGTCGCCTCGATGCTGACGCCTGCCGACCCGAATTTGCCGGTGTTCGCGTCGACCATGCCCTCGACAGATGACGGCGCCCAGTCGGCCATTGCCTGGGCGGCAGGATTCTGGACACGCGGGTCGAGCGTGGTGTAGATGCTCAGACCGCCGCGCTTGAGCATGTTGGCGCGGTCCTCGTCGTCCTCGCCGAACGCCGGGTCGGTCTCGACGATCCGCTTGACGTACTGGCAGAAGTACGCGGCGTTTCCGGCGGCGCCGCAACCCGTCGTCGGGCGGTTGATGTTCGGCGTGATCGGCTCGATCACCGCGGCGTCGTACTGCTCCTTGGTGATCTTGCCGTCGTCGAGCATCCGGCTCAGCACGTAGAGTTGACGGCCCTTCGTCGCCGAGTAGCCGTCGGCGGCCGCGAGGTACTGCTCTTCGGTGATCTCGCCGTTCGCGAGCTTCGAGTTGAGCGCCCCGACCTGCTGCTTCGCGACGTCGTCGACGACGCCGTCGGGCGCCTTGTTGTAGGCGTTCCCGTCACCGTCGAACATCGTGCCGTCCGCGCGATCGATCCGGTACGAGTTCGGGTTCTGCACGATGCCCGCGAGTGTGGCCGCCTGACCGAGCGTCAGATCCTTCGCCGCGACGCCGAAATAGTACTTCGCCGCAGCGTCGACGCCGTAGGTCGTGCCGCCGAAGTTCGCGATGTTGAGGTAGCCGAGCAGGATGTCGGTCTTCGAGTAGCGCTGCTCGAGCGAGATCGCGTAGCGCATCTCCTGCAGCTTGCGCTGGTAGCCCTCCATACCCGACGCGGTCGTGGCATCCGTCCAGCAGTTCAGCAGAACCTGCTCACGCGAGATGACCTGCGGGTTGCCTTCCTCGTCCACGACGGGCTCGCCGGCCTCGTCGAGGACCGGCTCGGCCTTCGCATCGCGCTCGCAGCGCTGGATGAGGATGTTCTTGACGTACTGCTGGCTGATCGACGAACCACCCTGTACCTCGCCGCCGCCCTGGAAGTTCGACAGGAGGGCACGAGTCGTTCCGATCAGGTCGACGCCGCCGTGCTGGTAGTAGCGCGGGTCCTCACTGGAGAGGATCGCGTCGTACATGACGGGGGCGACCTCTTCGTAGCTGACCGGCGACCGGTTCTGGTCGTAGAACTTCGCGAGCTCGACGTCCTCGCCCGTGTCGGGGTTCTTGTAGTACAGCGTCGTCGGCAGCATGAGCTTGTCGATCTCGAGGACGCTCGGCAGGTTGTCGAACATCGTGATCGCGCTCGTGGCCGCCGCCCCGGAAAGGGCGATCGCCGGCGTGACGGTGAGGGTGACCAGAACCCCCGCTACAGCGCTGAGGCCCGCGAGTCCCGCGAGGCCTCCGAGCACGCCGCTAGCAGTCCGTTTGGTATCAGGCATAGGGTCGATCGTAGGGGAGGTTGCTGGGCGAAGCCTTGGCGGACGTGCCCACTCGGGCGACTTCTCAGCCTCCGAATCCCCGGAAACCCGCATCCACGCCTTCTCGAGGAGCCGCATGACCACGTGGGAGTACCTCACCACGCCCCTTCTCATCCACAACACCGCCGCGATCCTCAACAACTGGGGCAAGCAGGGCTGGGAGCTCGTGCAGGTCGTGCAAGGACCTGAGGGCGGGCTCGTCGCGTACCTCAAGCGCCCCGTGGGTGAGAGCACCGGCGCCGCCAACGCGGGGCTCGACGCCGCGGCCGAGGCCGCCAAGCAGTTCGGGGAGGCGTGAGGTGAGCGTCTCGCAGCGCCTTGCGGAGCTCGGCATCGACCTTCCCGACGTCGTGCCGCCCGTTGCGGCCTACGTCCCGGCGAAGGTCCACGGCGACCTCGTCTTCACTGCGGGCCAGCTGCCGATGGTGTCGGGCTCGCTGCCCGCGGCGGGCAAGGTCGGCGACGGGCACGGGCTCGTCCCGGCATCCGACGCCCAGGGCTACGCCCGCACATGCGCGCTCAACGCGCTCGCGGCGGCCGCATCGGCTGTCGGGGGAGTCGACCGGCTGACCGGTGTCGTCAAGGTCACGGGATTCGTGGCATCCGTGCCCGAGTTCACCGGCCAGCCCGGCGTCGTCAACGGCGCGAGCGAAGTGCTGGGCGAGATCTTCGGCGAAGCCGGAAGGCACGCGCGCTCCGCGGTCGGCGTGCCCGTGCTGCCGCTCGACGCTCCGGTCGAGGTCGAGGTCGTCTTCTCGTTTACTTGAGCTGCGCCGAGATGACGCTCATCACGGCCGTGTCGGCGAGCGTCGTCGTGTCGCCGACCTCGCGACCCTCGGCGACGTCGCGCAGCAGGCGGCGCATGATCTTGCCCGAGCGCGTCTTGGGCAGCTCGCCCACGATGTAGACGTCTCGCGGACGCGCGATGGGGCCGATCTGCTCGCCGACCCACAGGCGCAGCGTGTTCGCGAGTCCCTCGGGGGCGTGCTCGGCGAGGTACGACTCCTTGATGATGACGAACGCCACGACCGCCTGGCCGGTGGTCTCATCGGATGCCCCGACCACCGCGGCCTCCGCGACGGCCTCGTTCGCGACGAGCGCCGACTCGATCTCGGTCGTCGAGAGCCGGTGGCCCGACACGTTCATGACGTCGTCGACCCGTCCCATGAGCCACACTTCCCCGTCGTCGTCGAGGCGCGCGCCGTCGCCGGCGAAGTAGAAGCCCTGCTTCTCGAACTTCTTCCAGTACGTCTCGACGAAGCGGTCGGGGTCGCCCCAGATGCCGCGCAGCATCGACGGCCACGGCTCGGTGATGACGAGCAGGCCGCCGTTGCCGTTGCCGACGTGCGTGCCGTCCTCGTCGACGACGTCGACCGAGACGCCCGGAAGCGCGACCTGCGCCGCACCGGGCTTCGTCTCGGTGACACCCGGCAGGGCGGAGATCATGATCGCCCCCGTCTCGGTCTGCCACCACGTGTCGACGATCGGCGCCGCCTTGCCGCCGATGATCTTGCGGTACCACATCCACGCCTCGGGGTTGATCGGCTCGCCGACCGACCCGAGCAGGCGCAGCGACGACAGGTCGAAGCGCTTGGGGACCTTGCGCCCGATCTTCATGAACGAGCGGATCGCGGTGGGCGCGGTGTAGAGGATCGTGACGCCGTACTTCTCCACGATCTCCCACCAGCGACCCGGATGGGGCGTGTCGGGTGTGCCCTCGTAGAGGACCTGCGTCGCGCCGTTGGCGAGGGGACCGTAGGTGACGTACGAGTGGCCGGTGACCCACCCGATGTCGGCCGTGCACCAGAACACATCGTCCTCGGGGTGCACGTCGTGGACGACCTTGTTGGTGAACGCCGACTGCGTGAGGTAGCCCCCGGTCGTGTGCAGGATGCCCTTGGGCTTTCCGGTAGTGCCCGACGTGTACAGGATGAACAGCGGGTTCTCGGCGGGGAAGGGCCGGGCCTCGTGCTCGGCCGGCGCCTGCGAGACGACGTCGTGCCACCAGATGTCGCGACCCTCGACCCAGTCGATGTCGTTGCCGCCGCGGCGGACGACGATGACGTTCTCGACCGTCTCCTGCGGACCCGAGCCGTTGCGGTCGGCCAGTGCGAGGTCGACGGCGGGCTTGAGGGGCGAGACCTTCCCCTTGCGGTAGCCGCCGTCCGCGGTGATGACGACCTTCGCGGCGGCGTCGTCGAGCCGCGCGCGCAGGCTGTCGGCCGAGAAGCCGCCGAACACCACGGAATGCACGGCGCCGATCCGCACGACGGCGAGCATCGCCGCGATCGCCTCGGGGATCGCGGGCATGTAGATCGCAACGCGATCGCCCTGCCCGACGCCGAGGCCGGTGAGGACGTTCGCGAGCCGCTTGACCTCGTCGGTGAGCTCGGCGTACGTGACGCGGCGCTCGTCGCCGGGCTCGCCCTCCCACAGGAGCGCGACGCGATCGCCGTTGCCTGCCTCCACGTGGCGGTCGAGGCAGTTGTACGCAACGTTGAGCTCGCCGTCGGCGAACCACTTCGCGAACGGCGGATTCGACCAGTCGAGGACCTCGGTGAACGGCTTGTGCCAGTGCAGCAGCTCTCGCGCCTGCTCGGCCCAGAAGCCCTCGCGATCTGCCTTCGCGCGGTCGTACAGCTCGGCGGTCGCGATCGCACTCGCAGCGAACTCCTCAGGCGGCGCGAACCGTCGTGACTCGTTCAGAAGGTGGTCGATCTGACTGCTCATACGGAAGCGCTCCTTCGCGGATCTCGTTGGCCGGCACGGCTCGGACGACAGGGTCAATCTACCTATGACCCCCCGCACTCACCTACCTCAGCGACGCGCTTCGACACCCGGCGTCTGAGACTCAACCGATATATCGGTACTGAGTGCAGGAATTGTTTGTCGGCGGCCTGGATTTTGCGTATGCTCAACAACGGCCGAACATCGATTCTGGCATTGCGGCACCCGAAGCACCCCCCGAACTGCGGTGCCGCGCGCGGCGGCATCCCATTCCCCCCATGGGATGCCGCCCTTAATCTCTTCGCGCAGCATTCGAGCGCTCCTCCCCAAGGAGCGCCGACACGCCTGATTTCACCGGATGCTCGGCCCAGGCGCCCTGCGCGGCGACGTCCTCCCTAGCGTCGAACGCATGCCCGAGCCGTTCGTCGTCCAGCCCCGCGCGGGGATGAGCGCTGCCGCCGTCGAGCCGCCGACGGCGGCAGGGGGCGGGGAGCCGTCCGCGGGGCGGCGGATGCGGCATCCGGCGCTCGAGCCGTTCGAGCGATACCTCGACGACCCATCGGTGACCGACATCTTCATCAACTCGGGTCAGGGGCTGTTCGTCGATCGCGGCGAGGGCTCGCGCCGCGCGCCGGAGTGGCGCGCGACCGAGGAGGATGTGCGCGACCTCGCGGTGTCGCTCATCGCGGTCGGCGGACGTCACCTCGACGACGCCGCTCCGGCAGTGGACGTGCGGCTCGAGGGCGGGGTCCGCGTGCACGCCGTCCTCCCGCCCGTGTCGCCGGACGGGACGGTCATCTCGATCCGGGTTCCGCGCATCGAGCGTCCCCGGCTCGCCGATCTCGAGGCACGGGGCGCGTTCGACACGCGCGGTCGCGCAGCGCTCGAAGACCTCGTCCGGCGGCGCGAGAACGTCCTCGTGACCGGCGCCGCGGGCGCGGGCAAGACGACGCTGCTGGCCGCACTGCTCGCGAGCGCGGATCCCTCCGAGCGGATCGTCACCGTCGAAGACGTCGCCGAGCTCGGCATCGACCACCCCCACCATGTGCGCCTCGAGGCGCGGCAGCCGAACCTCGAAGGGACCGGCGGCATCGCGCTCGACCGGCTCGTCCGCGAGGCGCTGCGCATGCGGCCCGACCGCCTCGTGGTGGGCGAGTGCCGGGGCGCCGAGGTGCGCGAGCTGCTGTCCGCCCTCAACACCGGACACGACGGAGGCGCCGGCACCCTGCACGCCAACGGGCTGCATGACGTCCCCGCGCGGCTCGAGGCGCTCGGCGCGCTCGCGGGCCTCGACGATCGCGCGCTCGCCAGGCAGGTCGTGAGCGCGATCGGCGTCGTGCTCCATGTCCAGCGCACGCCTGACGGCTGTCGGCGCTGGGCTGCGGCGGGCCGGCCGGTGCTCGACGACGCGGGGCGCCTCGCGATCGAGGAGGCCTCATGGGCGGCCTGATCCGACGTGCCGCCGCGCGATCCGACGAGGCGGATGCCGCGGGCACCGCCCTGACGCTGGCGGTGATGCTCGGCGCCGGTGTCACGGCGGCCCGCGCGTGGCAGCACCTCGCAGAGTCCGGCGACCCGGGTGCCGTCCGGGTGCACGAGGCGCACGACCGCGGGGCTCCGCTTCCGACGGCCATCGCTGCGCTGGGCGGACGGTGGATCGACGTGGCGGCAGCGTGGTCGGTCGCGACCGTCGTCGGAGCGCCCCTCGCTGAGACGCTCCGCGCGATCGCCGCCTCGATGCGCGATGCGCAGGAGGCGGCCGACGAAGTGCGCGTCGCGCTCGCCGAACCGGCGGCGACGGCCAGGCTCATGGGCTGGCTGCCGCTCGTCGCGGTCGCCCTCGGCATCGTGCTCGGGTTCGACACGATCGGCGTGCTCCTCGGCAGCCCGTTCGGGATCGCGTGCCTCGGCGCCGGTGTCGCCCTCATCGTGGCCGCCCGGCTGTGGAACGCGCGCCTCGTCCGTCGTGCGGGCGATGAGGGATCCGTGCCCGGAATCGGGGCCGAGCTGCTCGCGATCGCGCTGGGCGGCGGGGTCTCGATCGATCGGGCGCGCGACGTGGTCGACGCCGCACGGGCCGAAACCCCGGGCAAGCACGACGCATCGTCGGTCGACGAGATCCTCGCGCTCTCGCGCTCGGCGGGCGTGCCGGCGGTCGAGCTGCTCCGCGCGAAGGCGGAGCTCGAGCGTCATCGTGCCCGGGTGGAAGGGCGTCTGCACGCCGCACAGCTCTCTTCGCGCCTGCTCCTGCCGCTCGGAGTCTGCACGCTGCCGGCATTCCTGCTGCTCGGCGTCGTGCCGATGTTCTTGAGCGTGGTGTCCTCGACCGACCTCACGCTTCCCTGATGTGCCCGCCCGAAAGATGCAACCGATCAACCGATAGGTCAACCGATAGAGAGGAACCCCCATGTCCGTCAACCCGAGCCCGCTCCGCCGCATCCCGCTCCCGACGCTCACGCGGCGCCGCGCCGCGCACCTCTTCGGCGATGAGACCGGCGCTGCGACGGCCGAGTACGCGATCGCGACGATGGCCGCGGTCGCATTCGCGGGACTGCTGGTCGTGATCATGAGGAGCGATGAAGTGCGCGGCATCCTCACCGATCTCGTGCGCCGGGCGCTCACGGTCGAGTGATCCGCGCTCTCGCCGAACGCGGCTCGCGCCGCGACCGCGGCTCGATCGTCGCCGAGTTCGCGGTCGCGCTGCCCGCCATCGCGCTGGTCCTCCTGTTCGCCGGTGGGGTGCTCGCGGCCGGCGCACGCCACGTGCGCCTGCAGGACGCGGTCGCCGACGCCGCTCGCCTCGTCGCCCGCGGCGAGCCGGTCGCGTCAGCCGAGGCCGTGGTGGCCCGCGCGGTCGCCGGTGGCGAGGCATCCGTCGAGCATCGTGACGACCTCGTGTGCGTCGTCGCGTCTGCGCCCGCCGGCCTCCCGGCCCTGCCGCCGCTGTCGGCCGCGAGCTGCGCGCTCGCGGGAGGGCGGTGAATCATGCCGGGCACCGTGCTCGCGGCGGGGGTGGTGGGGTTCGCGGCATCCGTCGCCGTCGGCCTGTGCGCCGTCACCGCCGCCGCGGTCGCGAGCCAGCGGATCGCGGGTGCCGCCGACGCCGCGGCACTCGCCGCGGCCGACACGGCGTCGGGTGCGGCGAGTGGCATCGCATGCGATCGGGCAGCCGAGATCGCGGATGCTGCGGGCGCGCGAGTCGTGTCGTGCGAGGTCGACGGGCTGATCGCCACGGTGTCCGTGGCCGGCTCGTTCGGCGTGTCCGACCTCACGGCGTGGGCGAGGGCCGGACCTCAGCCGTGAGCGAAGCGCGGTCCGGTTCCCAGCGAGCGGAGTGTATGGTTTGCGTCGAAGAAAGGATGCCTCCCTTGGCCAAAGGCAAGAAGCTCGTCATCGTCGAGTCCCCGACGAAGATGAAGTCGATCCAGTCGTACCTGGGCGACGGATACGAGGTGCTGTCGTCGGTGGGTCACATCCGCGACCTCGCCGACAAGCGCGACATCCCTGCCGACAAGAAGGAGGCCTACGGCAAGTACTCGATCGACATCGAGCACGGCTTCGACCCCTACTACGTCGTCAACGATCGCAAGGCCAAGACGGTCGCCGAGCTCAAGCGCGCGCTCAAGGATGCCGACGAGGTCCTGCTCGCCACCGATGAGGACCGCGAGGGCGAGGCCATCGCGTGGCACCTTCTCGAGGTGCTCAAGCCCAAGGTCCCCGTCAAGCGCATGGTCTTCCACGAGATCACGAAGGACGCCATCCGGGCTGCCGTCGAGAACACGCGCGAGCTGGACCAGGCCCTCGTCGACGCGCAGGAGACCCGCCGCGTCGTGGACCGCCTCTACGGGTGGGACGTGAGCCCCGTGCTCTGGTACAAGGTGCAGCAGGGCACGTCCGCCGGCCGCGTGCAGTCCGCCGCGACGCGTCTCATCGTCGACCGTGAGCGCGAGCGCATGGCGTTCGTCGCGGCCTCCTACTGGGACATCGAGACGCTCGCCGAGAAGCGCGACGACGGCTCTTCGAGGGAGTCGTTCTCGGCGCGGCTCGCGCGCGTGGACGGCGCGACCCTCGCCCGGGGCACCGACTTCGACGACAAGGGCCAGCTCAAGAAGGCGGTGCTCGCCCTCGACGAGGCGAAGGCGCGCGAACTCGCCGAAGCCGTCGCGCGGGTGGGCGAGGCATCCGTCTCGAACCTCGAGTCCAAGCCCGGCACGCGCAGCCCTCGTGCGCCGTTCACGACCTCCACGCTCCAGCAGGAGGCGGGCCGAAAGCTCTCCATGAGCGCCAAGCACGCGATGAGCGTCGCGCAGCGTCTCTATGAGAAGGGCTACATCACTTACATGCGCACCGACTCGACGGCGCTGAGCACGCAGGCCGTGCAGGCGGCGCGCGCGCAGGCGGTGGAGCTCTACGGCGACAAGGCCGTTCCGCCGAACCCGCGCGTGTACCGCAACAACAGCAAGAACGCGCAGGAGGCGCACGAGGCGATCCGCCCGTCGGGCGAGCAGTTCCGCACGCCTGCGCAGGTTTCCGGCGAGCTGGACCGCGACGAGCAGCGACTTTACGACCTCGTCTGGAAGCGCACGCTCGCGAGCCAGATGTCCGACGCCAAGTACGAGACCACGACGGTCACGCTCGAGGTCGATGCGGACGGCGCGCGCGCCGAGTTCACGGCATCCGGCACCGTCTACACCTTCAAGGGCTTCCTCGACGCCTACGAGGAGGGCCGCGACGAGAAGCGGGCCGACGCCGACAAGGCAGACGACCAGGCGCTCCCGGCGCTCGCCGTCGGCGACACGCTGCGCCTCAAGGACGTCGAGGCGAAGGGCCACACGACGACCCCGAAGCCCCGGTACACAGAGGCGAGCCTGGTGAAGGCGCTCGAAGAGAAGGGCATCGGCCGTCCGTCGACGTTCGCGAGCATCATCGACGTGATCCTCGACCGCGGGTACGTCTCCAAGCGCGGTCAGGCGCTCGTTCCGACCTGGCTCGCGTTCAGCGTCGTGCGCCTGCTCGAGCAGCACTTCTCCGACCTCGTCGACTACGACTTCACCGCCGAGCTCGAGGACGACCTCGACGCGATCGCACGCGGAGAGCGCGAGCGCAGCGAGTGGCTCAACGAGTTCTACTTCGGCTCGGACGAGCACGTCGGACTCCGCAGGATCGTCGACAACCTCGGCGAGATCGACGCGCGCGAGCTCAACTCCACCCGCATCTCCGACGGCGTCACGCTCCGCTTCGGCAAGTACGGGCCCTACCTCGAGGTCACCGACCCGGCCGACCCCGACGCGAAGCCGCGCAACGTCAACATCCCCGAGGGGCTCGCCCCCGACGAGCTCACCGCCGAGAAGGCGCGCGAGCTCATCGAGGCACCCGTCGCAGGCGACCGCGTGCTGGGCGAGAACCCGGCCAACGGCAAGCTCATCGTCGTGAAGGACGGCCGCTTCGGCCCGTACGTGCAGGAGGAGGAGCCGGTCGATCCCGACGCGGTCGACCCAGCGACGGGTGAAGTCGGTGCGACGGATGCCGCAGCCGAGAAGCCCGCCCCCAAGAAGCGCGGTGCGAAGAAGGACGCCGTGCCGAAGCCGCGCACCGCATCGCTGTTCAAGTCGA
Proteins encoded:
- a CDS encoding DUF4244 domain-containing protein, with product MSVNPSPLRRIPLPTLTRRRAAHLFGDETGAATAEYAIATMAAVAFAGLLVVIMRSDEVRGILTDLVRRALTVE
- the acs gene encoding acetate--CoA ligase, yielding MSSQIDHLLNESRRFAPPEEFAASAIATAELYDRAKADREGFWAEQARELLHWHKPFTEVLDWSNPPFAKWFADGELNVAYNCLDRHVEAGNGDRVALLWEGEPGDERRVTYAELTDEVKRLANVLTGLGVGQGDRVAIYMPAIPEAIAAMLAVVRIGAVHSVVFGGFSADSLRARLDDAAAKVVITADGGYRKGKVSPLKPAVDLALADRNGSGPQETVENVIVVRRGGNDIDWVEGRDIWWHDVVSQAPAEHEARPFPAENPLFILYTSGTTGKPKGILHTTGGYLTQSAFTNKVVHDVHPEDDVFWCTADIGWVTGHSYVTYGPLANGATQVLYEGTPDTPHPGRWWEIVEKYGVTILYTAPTAIRSFMKIGRKVPKRFDLSSLRLLGSVGEPINPEAWMWYRKIIGGKAAPIVDTWWQTETGAIMISALPGVTETKPGAAQVALPGVSVDVVDEDGTHVGNGNGGLLVITEPWPSMLRGIWGDPDRFVETYWKKFEKQGFYFAGDGARLDDDGEVWLMGRVDDVMNVSGHRLSTTEIESALVANEAVAEAAVVGASDETTGQAVVAFVIIKESYLAEHAPEGLANTLRLWVGEQIGPIARPRDVYIVGELPKTRSGKIMRRLLRDVAEGREVGDTTTLADTAVMSVISAQLK
- a CDS encoding Atu1372/SO_1960 family protein, with amino-acid sequence MSVSQRLAELGIDLPDVVPPVAAYVPAKVHGDLVFTAGQLPMVSGSLPAAGKVGDGHGLVPASDAQGYARTCALNALAAAASAVGGVDRLTGVVKVTGFVASVPEFTGQPGVVNGASEVLGEIFGEAGRHARSAVGVPVLPLDAPVEVEVVFSFT
- a CDS encoding transglycosylase domain-containing protein — its product is MPDTKRTASGVLGGLAGLAGLSAVAGVLVTLTVTPAIALSGAAATSAITMFDNLPSVLEIDKLMLPTTLYYKNPDTGEDVELAKFYDQNRSPVSYEEVAPVMYDAILSSEDPRYYQHGGVDLIGTTRALLSNFQGGGEVQGGSSISQQYVKNILIQRCERDAKAEPVLDEAGEPVVDEEGNPQVISREQVLLNCWTDATTASGMEGYQRKLQEMRYAISLEQRYSKTDILLGYLNIANFGGTTYGVDAAAKYYFGVAAKDLTLGQAATLAGIVQNPNSYRIDRADGTMFDGDGNAYNKAPDGVVDDVAKQQVGALNSKLANGEITEEQYLAAADGYSATKGRQLYVLSRMLDDGKITKEQYDAAVIEPITPNINRPTTGCGAAGNAAYFCQYVKRIVETDPAFGEDDEDRANMLKRGGLSIYTTLDPRVQNPAAQAMADWAPSSVEGMVDANTGKFGSAGVSIEATTGRVLSIVQNTKFSEDAALANDPNYSSLVFAADYNHGRSGGFEVGSTFKLFTLIDWLEKGHSVNEVVNGSVRPIKRITNSCNSDNGGAPGDWVNPNNVIVKNFNNQRGYVGTPMKFTRDSLNTGFFAMAEKLDLCDIKNVATKMGVTLGNGSPVKMDDLFSIIGSNNVAPMAMAGAYGTVANNGIYCEPRAIDKVIDADGNEITPPQTTCTQVLDPKVAATAAYALEGVMRGGTGNRANPYDGVSVLGKTGTHESWQTWLVQSSTKVATATWVGNSTGKGDIFKRWHNGQKMSDLRYIISREMQHAANLAYGGDRFAEPDRDLTRQVLTDLPNVVGMPVDQARQTLEDAGFEVIVGDPIDSPEAEGIVAAQNPGAGKVAGGTPVTINPSNGQGIAVPDVSGRPLDEAVRAIQRSGFGNVQPGTCTVDDGVNNPRATGTSPAAGSVVNRNTQITIDYAANDCGGGGGPGGGGGPGGGGDSGGDN
- a CDS encoding type II secretion system F family protein encodes the protein MGGLIRRAAARSDEADAAGTALTLAVMLGAGVTAARAWQHLAESGDPGAVRVHEAHDRGAPLPTAIAALGGRWIDVAAAWSVATVVGAPLAETLRAIAASMRDAQEAADEVRVALAEPAATARLMGWLPLVAVALGIVLGFDTIGVLLGSPFGIACLGAGVALIVAARLWNARLVRRAGDEGSVPGIGAELLAIALGGGVSIDRARDVVDAARAETPGKHDASSVDEILALSRSAGVPAVELLRAKAELERHRARVEGRLHAAQLSSRLLLPLGVCTLPAFLLLGVVPMFLSVVSSTDLTLP
- the topA gene encoding type I DNA topoisomerase — translated: MAKGKKLVIVESPTKMKSIQSYLGDGYEVLSSVGHIRDLADKRDIPADKKEAYGKYSIDIEHGFDPYYVVNDRKAKTVAELKRALKDADEVLLATDEDREGEAIAWHLLEVLKPKVPVKRMVFHEITKDAIRAAVENTRELDQALVDAQETRRVVDRLYGWDVSPVLWYKVQQGTSAGRVQSAATRLIVDRERERMAFVAASYWDIETLAEKRDDGSSRESFSARLARVDGATLARGTDFDDKGQLKKAVLALDEAKARELAEAVARVGEASVSNLESKPGTRSPRAPFTTSTLQQEAGRKLSMSAKHAMSVAQRLYEKGYITYMRTDSTALSTQAVQAARAQAVELYGDKAVPPNPRVYRNNSKNAQEAHEAIRPSGEQFRTPAQVSGELDRDEQRLYDLVWKRTLASQMSDAKYETTTVTLEVDADGARAEFTASGTVYTFKGFLDAYEEGRDEKRADADKADDQALPALAVGDTLRLKDVEAKGHTTTPKPRYTEASLVKALEEKGIGRPSTFASIIDVILDRGYVSKRGQALVPTWLAFSVVRLLEQHFSDLVDYDFTAELEDDLDAIARGERERSEWLNEFYFGSDEHVGLRRIVDNLGEIDARELNSTRISDGVTLRFGKYGPYLEVTDPADPDAKPRNVNIPEGLAPDELTAEKARELIEAPVAGDRVLGENPANGKLIVVKDGRFGPYVQEEEPVDPDAVDPATGEVGATDAAAEKPAPKKRGAKKDAVPKPRTASLFKSMSPDTIDLETALRLLELPRAVGTDPETGDVITAQNGRYGPYLKKGTDSRTLQGEQQIFDITLEEALAIYAQPKYGARGASSALKEFEADPTSGKPIKLKDGRFGPYVTDGETNATIPRGESVDDLTFERAVQLLAEKRAKGPAPKRTRRTTTTRKTAAKK
- a CDS encoding TadA family conjugal transfer-associated ATPase, whose amino-acid sequence is MPEPFVVQPRAGMSAAAVEPPTAAGGGEPSAGRRMRHPALEPFERYLDDPSVTDIFINSGQGLFVDRGEGSRRAPEWRATEEDVRDLAVSLIAVGGRHLDDAAPAVDVRLEGGVRVHAVLPPVSPDGTVISIRVPRIERPRLADLEARGAFDTRGRAALEDLVRRRENVLVTGAAGAGKTTLLAALLASADPSERIVTVEDVAELGIDHPHHVRLEARQPNLEGTGGIALDRLVREALRMRPDRLVVGECRGAEVRELLSALNTGHDGGAGTLHANGLHDVPARLEALGALAGLDDRALARQVVSAIGVVLHVQRTPDGCRRWAAAGRPVLDDAGRLAIEEASWAA
- a CDS encoding Rv3654c family TadE-like protein, giving the protein MPGTVLAAGVVGFAASVAVGLCAVTAAAVASQRIAGAADAAALAAADTASGAASGIACDRAAEIADAAGARVVSCEVDGLIATVSVAGSFGVSDLTAWARAGPQP
- a CDS encoding TadE family type IV pilus minor pilin, which gives rise to MIRALAERGSRRDRGSIVAEFAVALPAIALVLLFAGGVLAAGARHVRLQDAVADAARLVARGEPVASAEAVVARAVAGGEASVEHRDDLVCVVASAPAGLPALPPLSAASCALAGGR